The Peromyscus eremicus chromosome 8b, PerEre_H2_v1, whole genome shotgun sequence genome contains a region encoding:
- the Ncoa7 gene encoding nuclear receptor coactivator 7 isoform X3 yields MRGRRLPLDIQIFYCARPDQEPFVKIITVEEAKRRKSTCSYYEEEEEEEEEEGLPILQPHSALLENMHIEQLARRLPARVQGYPWRLAYSTLEHGTSLKTLYRKSASLDSPVLLVIKDMDNQIFGAYATHPFKFSDHYYGTGETFLYTFSPNFKVFKWSGENSYFINGDISSLELGGGGGRFGLWLDADLYHGRSNSCSTFNNDILSKKEDFIVQDLEVWTFE; encoded by the exons ATGAGAGGCAGAAGACTGCCCCTGGACATTCAGATTTTCTATTGTGCCAGGCCTGACCAAGAGCCTTTTGTGAAG ATTATCACTGTTGAAGAGGCGAAACGCAGGAAGAGCACTTGCAGCTactatgaggaagaagaggaggaggaggaggaggagggactgcCCATCTTGCAACCCCACAGCGCGCTCCTGGAGAACATGCACATTGAGCAG CTGGCCCGACGCCTTCCAGCCAGGGTACAAGGCTACCCATGGAGACTGGCTTACAGCACATTAGAGCATGGAACAAGCTTGAAAACCCTCTATAGGAAATCAGCATCTCTAGATAGTCCTGTTCTGCTGGTCATCAAAGACATGGATAACCAG aTATTTGGGGCATATGCAACTCATCCCTTCAAGTTCAGTGACCACTATTACGGCACGGGCGAAACTTTTCTCTACACCTTTAGCCCTAATTTCAAG GTCTTTAAGTGGAGTGGAGAAAACTCCTATTTTATCAACGGAGACATAAGTTCTTTAGAACTTGGTGGTGGAGG GGGGCGGTTCGGTCTGTGGCTAGATGCCGACTTATACCATGGGCGCAGCAACTCTTGCAGCACTTTTAATAATGATATTCTCTCCAAAAAAGAAGACTTCATAGTTCAGGACCTAGAGGTATGGACATTTGAGTGA